A region of Chitinophaga horti DNA encodes the following proteins:
- a CDS encoding alpha-N-acetylglucosaminidase gives MKKIFHLLLLALPVQLTAAEFSGVYQLVKRRVPWLEKHITFEQATSNNGQETFTLQTRQQKLVISASGPNAAAVGLNWYLRNYCHRSMSHMGDNLSPVKKLPVIRVPVTVNASALYRHALNYCTFNYTMSFYNWADWEHELDWMALNGVNMMLVANGSEAVWQKTLQQLGYTQKEIDQFITGPAYNAWWLMGNIEAWGGPMPQSQIDDRRRLVQKMLVRMRSLGIEPVMPAFFGMVPKSLTEKTKAHIIKQGTWGAFPRPDILDPTDTAFARIAGLFYAATKEMYGSNIRFFSGDPFHEGGVTEGVDLGKAGANIQRVMRAWFPGAIWVLQGWQDNPKKALLAETDRSALLVQELFGENTNNWETREGYEGTPFIWCTVTNFGERPGLNGKLQRFADEVHRARTGPYKAYMKGVGIMPEGIDNNPAVYELLMELAWHENKVDTKEWAPVYAAARYGKPNNDVNEAWQGFLQTIYSNPGYQEGPPENILCARPALEIKSVSRWGNLRKGYDTALYVQAVKAFAKAAPVFTGSETYKIDLVNFTRQVIANRADKVFADVVNAYQAKDKNAFNAASQAFLQLCDDEETLLNTQPYFRLRTYQQKAIRGGANDFLNAMMLITYWGGTDHNEDNLHEYAYKEWAGLIRTFYRKRWEIFFAHLSETLSGKASQLPDWYNWEREWVRENLKVMPAEKPVDLGTIVHRILH, from the coding sequence CCGCGTACCCTGGCTGGAGAAACATATTACATTCGAACAGGCCACCAGCAACAATGGACAGGAAACGTTCACATTGCAGACCAGGCAGCAAAAACTGGTTATCAGCGCCAGCGGTCCCAATGCGGCGGCCGTTGGCCTTAACTGGTACCTGCGTAACTATTGCCATCGCAGCATGAGCCACATGGGCGACAACCTGTCGCCGGTTAAAAAGCTGCCAGTAATCAGGGTGCCCGTTACCGTTAATGCTAGCGCCTTGTACCGGCACGCACTAAACTACTGCACCTTCAACTACACCATGAGTTTTTACAACTGGGCCGACTGGGAGCATGAGCTGGACTGGATGGCGCTGAATGGCGTAAACATGATGCTGGTAGCGAATGGCAGTGAAGCCGTATGGCAGAAAACATTGCAGCAACTGGGTTATACGCAAAAAGAAATCGATCAGTTCATAACAGGTCCGGCTTACAACGCCTGGTGGCTGATGGGCAACATCGAAGCCTGGGGCGGACCGATGCCGCAAAGCCAGATCGACGATCGCAGACGTTTGGTGCAGAAGATGCTCGTAAGGATGCGCAGCCTGGGCATCGAGCCGGTAATGCCAGCCTTCTTCGGCATGGTGCCTAAATCGCTCACCGAAAAAACGAAAGCGCACATCATTAAACAAGGCACCTGGGGCGCGTTCCCACGGCCCGATATACTCGATCCCACCGACACCGCTTTCGCACGGATCGCAGGTTTATTTTATGCGGCCACGAAAGAAATGTACGGCAGCAACATCCGCTTCTTTTCAGGCGATCCTTTTCATGAAGGCGGCGTTACAGAAGGGGTGGATTTAGGCAAAGCGGGTGCGAACATTCAACGCGTGATGCGTGCGTGGTTTCCTGGCGCCATCTGGGTACTGCAAGGCTGGCAGGATAATCCCAAAAAAGCCCTGCTCGCAGAAACCGATCGCTCCGCATTACTCGTACAGGAACTGTTTGGCGAAAACACCAACAACTGGGAAACCCGCGAAGGTTACGAAGGCACGCCTTTCATCTGGTGCACGGTAACAAACTTTGGCGAGAGGCCCGGATTGAACGGCAAACTGCAGCGTTTTGCAGATGAAGTGCACCGTGCCCGCACCGGCCCTTACAAGGCCTATATGAAAGGCGTAGGCATCATGCCCGAAGGCATCGATAACAATCCGGCTGTATACGAATTGTTGATGGAGCTGGCCTGGCATGAAAACAAAGTGGACACCAAAGAATGGGCGCCGGTTTACGCGGCGGCCCGTTACGGCAAGCCAAACAACGATGTGAACGAGGCCTGGCAAGGGTTTCTGCAAACTATCTACAGCAATCCCGGTTACCAGGAAGGTCCGCCCGAAAACATCCTCTGCGCCCGCCCGGCACTCGAAATTAAATCCGTTTCCCGCTGGGGCAATTTGCGCAAAGGTTACGATACCGCGTTGTATGTGCAGGCGGTGAAGGCGTTTGCGAAAGCGGCGCCGGTGTTTACAGGCAGCGAAACGTACAAAATCGACCTGGTAAACTTCACCCGACAGGTGATCGCCAACCGTGCCGACAAAGTGTTTGCGGATGTCGTGAACGCGTATCAGGCTAAAGATAAAAATGCATTTAACGCGGCATCTCAAGCGTTCCTGCAACTTTGCGATGATGAGGAGACATTGCTGAACACGCAGCCGTATTTCCGCTTGCGCACCTACCAGCAAAAGGCCATCCGCGGCGGCGCCAACGACTTCCTGAATGCGATGATGCTCATCACCTACTGGGGTGGCACCGATCATAACGAAGACAACCTGCACGAATATGCTTATAAAGAATGGGCCGGTTTAATACGCACCTTTTACCGCAAACGCTGGGAAATATTCTTCGCACATCTTTCCGAAACCCTTTCCGGCAAAGCATCACAGCTACCCGACTGGTACAACTGGGAGCGTGAATGGGTGCGCGAAAACCTGAAAGTAATGCCCGCTGAGAAGCCCGTCGACCTCGGCACCATCGTTCACAGAATACTCCACTAA